The window AGCCGTCAGCTTATATCGTAAAAAGTGAAAAGTGAAAGGTGAGAAAACCCGTAATTCGTGAATCGTAATTCGTAATTGGATGAAACCGGTGAAAGGTGAAAGGTGTCATTGCGAGCCCGCAGGGCGTGGCAATCCCAGGGGATGAGATCGCCGCGTCGCTTCGCTCCTCGCGATGACAATACAATTAAGAAACTTGCTCCTGAGTTTTTCATCCTCTGTTTTGTCCCTTTGTCCCTCATCCTTCGGTTTGTTCCGCCTTAGGTGTTGCAGTTCACTATATACTATATACGATATACTATTCACTGCTTTTTTGCCTCTTCGAGGAATTCGGAGGAACGCATAACCCGGAGGATGGGGTATATCGCAGAATTCCGGTAGGCATCGATGAAGTTCTCATGGATCTCTTTTTTGTACGCTGCGCTCAGATCTTCAAGTATGATCGTGTTAAAGTCATTGCACACGGCGTCAAAGGCCGTAGCGAGGACGCAGAAATGAGTGTTGACGCCGCCGATAGCGACAGTGTCTATCTGCAAGGTCCTTAATGTCTGATCGAGATCGGTCTTGAAAAAGGCGCTGAATCTCCTCTTTTCAAGGATGATATCGGTTGCCTGCGGCTCAAGGTCGGATAAGGGCCTTGTGCCGTCTGTTCCTCGCAGCGCATGGGGTTTCATCCTTCCCCGGAAGATAAAATCCTCTTTCAGGAAGCTGTCACAGGCGAAGATGACCGGTATGCCGATGCCCCGGCATGTTTTCAGGAAGTCCCGCACGTGAGGTACGATCTTTTCTTCTTCCTTCTCGCCTTTTCTTATTGCATCATAATTTCCTTCGAGCATGTCAACAATGATGATCGCTGGCTTCATTCTGCCGGTACCTCCTTATTATCCAGGAAGAGCCTGACAAAATTATTGCACATTGTTGCCGCGAGCTCTTCAGTCTCCTGATGCCGTATCCCGGCGATCCTCGTAACGGTCAGTTTTACAAAATAGGGCACGTTCCGTTTGCCCCTGTAAGGATGAGGCGTCAGAAAAGGGGCGTCAGTTTCAGCGAGTATTCTCTCATCGGGGATATATTCCACGACCTTGACGAGCTCTTCTGCGCTCCGATAGGTTATTGTCCCCGGTATCGATATATAGAAGCCCATATCAAGGAGCCGCTTTGCTGTCTCAAGATCATAGGAGTAGCAATGGATAACCCCACCGTTTCCGTTCCGGTACATTTCGCCGAGGATTTGCAGGGTCTCTGCCCGGGCGTTCCTTGAGTGGACAATGATCGGCAAGCCTTCATCTGCCGCCAGCGCGAGCTGCTCACGGAAGGCCTTGATCTGTGTATCCCTCGGAGAATAGTTTTTGAAGAAGTCGAGGCCTATCTCTCCGTAGCCGACTATCTTCTTCTGTCTCAGATAACCCCTGATCGTTTCAGCGACATGCCTGTTAAAATCCGTGCTGTTATGGGGATGTATCCCTATGGCCCCATACACCATAGGGTTTTTGTTCACGATCTCTACAACCTTCTCGAAATACCGTTCCTCTGTGCCGACCGTGAGTATATATTTCAGACCCTCATCGATGCTCTTCTCAATGATCTGATCCCTGTCTTTTGAAAATGATTCCATCTCGAGATGGCAATGGGAATCGACGAACATGATTTTTTATAACATATAATTCATAACGCTGCAATGGAGGATAACGAGCAGAGAGCAGAGAGCAGAGAGCAGAGAGCAGAGAGCAGAGAGCAGAGAGCAGAGAAAACCTCTTTGCGTCATTGCGAGGCGAAGCCGTGGCGATCCAAGGGTATAATCTATTGAATGAGATTGCCGCGCTCCGCTCGCAATGACAATTCACTGCGCTCCGCTCGCAATGACAATTCACTGCGCTCCGCTCACAATGACACAAATAGTGGTTAGGGCTTGTAACTCTCCGCTCCTCGCTCTCAGCTCTCTGCTGTAGTTTCCCTCCACGCCTCCCGCGGTTTTCACCGGTATCCAGTGACCAGTGGCGAGCATCGAGTTGGGAGTGAAAGGTTTATAACTCTCCGCTCCTCGCTCTCAGCTCTCTGCTGCCTTTACACATGGCACAGATGATTGAAAACGCATTCCACGCATCCCTTATCATCGAATGGCGTAAAAGGTCTGGCAGGATCGAGGATATCCAGGAGGGTTGTTCTCACACCTGTCAGATACGTTTCGTATAGTCCCTCTTTTTCTTCCCGGGATGTCCCCTGGAAAAGATGTTCCTCGACATTATTTCTGAGAAGTATCAATTTTGCGTTGACAGCGCCGACAGGCACATCCGAATGTTTGTGGAAGAGGTAGATGTAGACCGGGAGCTGGAAGGAAGGGATATACCGGTGGATATCGCTTATAGAATCCAATGATATCTGTCCGGGCATATTTTTGCGGTACTGTGTTGAACCGCCGGTTTTGTAATCGATGATCATATACTGTCCTGTGCCGGGATCGAAATCGATCCTGTCAACCTTGCCGGTCAGATTGATGTCTGTGCCGCCGGCATCTATCGTATGCTCAAACCTTTGTTCCATGTGGACGATGGTAAATGGATCAGGGGCATTATTCAGGTTTTTGTGGAGGAAAGATTGAAGCTTGAAGGTTGCCAGCTTCCTGAACAAATAATAATCCCCGCTGTTGGCCGACCCCTCCAGGTGTCTATCGATGATCCTGTTCAATCTGGCAATGATCTCACCGTGCATGGGTTTTGATATCTCCCTGTTCAGGTAGCCTTCGAATGTTTCCTGGAGAATACGGTGTATCATGGTGCCCCTTTCCGTTGCCTCGACATCGTCACTGATCGTTTTTTTCTCCTCGAAGGAGAGGATATCGCTGTAGTAGAAAAAGACAGGACAGAAGACATAACGGTCTATCGATGAGGGCGAAAAGGATCTTGATCGCAGCAGTTCCATGATAAAGGATGTTTTTTCTATGGCAGGTATCGTTGTGCCGGGTCTGAGGTTGATCGGGTAAACGGAGCGATCGATCGGAATGACATCAATGGCCTTTTGTGTCTTTTCCGCATTCCAGATGATCTTTTCGATATACCTGCTTCGTGGTCTGTCCTCAGCGTCGACATACAGGATGTGTACGTTTTTCGATGACAGGACAAGGCGTTCGAAATAGTAACGGTATATTTCCTCACTTTGCCGCGCAGAGGGGATTCCCAGCATCTCATGGACCCCTGACGGGATCAGCGGATCGACCCTTTTTTGCTGCGGCAGGATGCCTTCGTTTGCATCCATTATGATGGTGGTGTCGAAGGATATGTTTCTTGATTCAAGGAGACCGATGATCTCGAGAGACTCTATGGGTTTTGTTTCAAAGGGCAGGCGCACTGACCGCAGATGACGGAGGATGAAATCACATATCAACCGCCTGTTCTCCTCCCGGCTGTCATAAAATCCCGCCTTGCTGAAATAGAGCTTTTTAATATCTTCCAGCACCTTGAGAGCTGACCTGAAGATCTCCCCGGAGAGGACATAGGAACGGACAGGGGTATGATCCAGTACATATTCAAGCGCTGTCTCCAGATTTTCTGCATATTCATAAAGAGTCGCCGCGCCTTCAAAGTTCCCGAAAAAGATGGTATGTATCCCGCGCACCGTTTCATACGGAATACTTTCCTGACCCCTGACTCTTCGCTCCTCACGCCTTCCGCCTTCCGCCTCACGCCTCACGGTTCTTAATACCCTCTCCACCTCGTCGAGCGCGACAAAGGGTTTGTATGCGAGGGGACTTCCTTCGATCTCCCCGGTACAGAGCCTGGAGATATCCAGTAACGCCTGCCATGTCCCTTTATCAGCCTCAATATTCTTGATAAAGGGATGAAGGAGGACCTTGAGGTATTCCGTGACCGGATACATGCCGTTGCCCTGTCTTGATGTCTGCGCGCGGATGATATGGGCGATGAGATCGAAGACCGGTGTGCGTTCGAGCGGATACCCGACGGCAATATTACAGGGGACGCCGATCCTGTCTGTGACAAAGGTGAGAAGAGGGAAGAGCGCGTCGGACAACGGCAGGATAACCGCTGTCTTCTGCCTGTGGTTGTCTTCCAGGATCGTGTGGGCCTTGAGGATCGTGTGGACCTTGAGGATCTCGGAATGGGTGTCGAAGCCTGAATGGATGCTTATGGACGGGGGCTGCGCGGTTTCCGGTGTAATGTATTCAATATCAGCGCCAAGATAATCGACAAGGTCTTGCAGGAGAGACCAGTCAGACGGCGTCCCTTCAAGGACGATCTCTGCCTGACCTCTCTTCCACAGGTTCTTCAGGATAAACTTTTCAGTGCCCAGCAATCCAAAAAGACCGGCAAAATATATCTTTTCAAATTCATCGACCCGGAGCTCCCCGATGGCGCGGGAAGCGGTGAGGTATTTGTAGCCGCGGGTAAAGCACGCCTTTTCATCAAGCAGGTCGTGGAATGAATCCCGCAGGACACTTACATGCGTGAGCAGTTCGTTGATACTTTCCGGTACGTCGTATCCTATCCCGGCATTTTCTTCAAGAGACCTGAGCCTGTCGTTCTCAACATCTTCTGAATCAAGCTGGTCTATGAAATCCAGGAGGTGTCCTCCCCAGTAAAAGAAATCGCCGAAGTTTTTTTGCTGAAAAGGATGCCTGACAGATTGCGGCAGGGACTGGATAGATTGATATAAGAGCCACACGGCATCGGGGTATTCAAGGTCTTTAAAGCCCTGAAACCTTTTCCTTACGATATAATCGATAAACTCTTCTATGGAGAAAAATTTGGGGGAATATCCCGGGGTGACTATGCCCTCACTCAGTATCCTTTTCAGGTAGAGCGAAGGTCTCTTCCCCGCGAAGACGATAGCCGTGTCGGATGGCTGCCGACAGTCATTGAGGATGAACTCGCTGAGCCTTTTGAGGAAATCCGTACCGAAAGGGATTGAATAGACCTTGTTCATTTTTTTCAGACCTTGATCACGCTTCCGTCATCAATATAGACCAAGTATTTGTCGACCTTTCTGTCCGGGTACATGAGCTGCAAAAGCCTGCCGTAGTTATTGATCTGCTCGATGTGTTCGTCTGATCGCGTCTCGCCGGTTTTAAAATCGACGATATCAAGGCGGGAGGGATAGACGATGAGCCGGTCCACCTTGAATACGCTGCCCCCTTTGTCGATTATCTCCTTTTCCGTGAACACGACAGCGCCTTCTCCCGGTTGGAAAAATGAGAGGACTCGCGGATTGCGAAACAACCGCACGATCATCCCTTCGATCTCGTCTTCATTGAACGGGACATTCAGTTTTGCTGTCCCCGCCTGTATGGATTCCCGCACGCACGGCAAAGGATCCTGCGGAAGTATGTGGATCAACGAAAGGATATAGTGGATGAGGTCCCCTTTGGCCTGGGCTATAATGCTGCGTTTTGATATTGTCTCCGGTCTTACGAACTTCTTCCTGAACATCTCCATCCACCGGATCCGGTCATCCATATCGTTGAGGCGAAGTTCTTGCGATGCAGCATCAGGACGATCCTGTTCAGCTGACCTGACGGGCAATGCAGCCTGTCTGCCGATCTCAATGGAGGTATCATGTGCGTATCCCCTGAGGTCTTCCATGGTGAAGATGTAATCAATAAGAAAATTCTTTTGCCTGACAGAATCAGCCAGAAGGATATAGAGTTCCTTTCCCGCCCTGGTACAGGCAACATAGGTATTGTTGAGCTCGTCGAGGAGGAATTCCGCTTCTCTCTGCCTGTAGATGTCTTCAAGGGTACGGGAGACCTGTCTGTAATTTTTCTTGATGTAAAAAAGCTTCAGGTCTTTCTCCCCGCTGACAACGATCTTGTTTTTGTCCCTGCTGTCGGAAGCGCCGAATGTGGTGAGCTTAAGGAAGGGAAGTATCACGACGGGGAATTGCAGGCCTTTTGCCTTGTGTACCGTGAGGACCTTAACGGCGTTGGCGCCTTCAGTTGTGTTCAGCAGGAATTGTTTTTCCACCTCCGCCGTTTCATCATAGGATGCGTCGGACGCCCTGGTGCAGAGCTCCAGAAAATCGGAGAGATTATTCTGGCCTGAACCTTCCTGCGTTTTAATAAGCTCGCAGAGATGGAGGATATAGGGGACATCCTCCTTAAAATGCCTGAAGACCTCCCATCTTTTAACAATGAGGGTGAAAAGATCATAGAGCGGCAGATAACCTGTTCCTTTGAAGAAATACTCGAAATATTCCTCCCAGATGTCGTTGTAATCTCTTTGAAAGATCTTATAGAGGTGATTGCCTTCATTACCCGTCCTGGCTTCTGTAAGCCATTCAAAGATGGTTCCTTCGGACATGGCGGTCTTTCTGTGAAATATCCTGCCGGTGATGAATTCAGCAAAAGAAAGGTCATCGTCGGGTGCGTTGAAAAACCTCATGAGGCTGAGGATCTCTTTCACGAGGTTGTTGTTTTTTATGTTTACGGTAAATTCCGACTCGACGCCGATCCCGATCTCGAGAAGCGTCCTGACGATCAGTTCCGCCTCTTTTCTGCGCCGCACCAGTATTGCCACATCTTTATACTCGAAGACGCCCCTGTCTTTGATGGCATGCATCAACCGGACAAGCCTTTCCCTGACTGCCTGATCCTTTTCATCTTTAAGAAAACTATCCTTTTCTTCACCTTCCTCATCGCGGTCAACGATCTTTTCAATCCTCACATATCCGGCGCCACGTGCCGTGTCAATGGCGACCTGGCCGGAGCCGCGGTATGTGTCCAGTATCTTCACCCTGGATTGTTCAGGGTGTTCGTTCGCGATCATATCGATAAGGTGTCGAAGGTTTTCTCTCCCGAAGATCGTGTTGTTAAAGGCGACGATATGTTCCCCGCTCCGGTAATTATTGTGAAGGGCGAGTTCCCGGACACGGTATGCGCGATAGCGTGAGGAGACCTCGTCGATCAGATCGGCGTTCCCTCCCCGCCAGCGGTAGATCGCCTGTTTTTTGTCGCCCACAAGAAAGAGGGTGCCTCCTCTTCCAAGGGCTTCTTCGGCAAGGCTCTCGATATTCTGCCACTGGAGCTGGTTGGTATCCTGAAACTCATCGATGAGGAAGTGCGAATATCGTTCAGCCAATGCATAGTATATCTCCGGTACGAACCCTTTTTCCCTGACGATGCCCTGCAGCAGTTTATTGAGCTGTTCAATGAGTATGACCCGTTTCCTGAACGTCACCTCTCTCAAAAGCATTCTTTTGAAAAGCCTGTAGACCTCGACATATGGTGAATATTTTCCCTCCGAGAGTGTTTCGACAAAAAGACGCCGCCCGTGAAGGATATCCTGCCATAGTTGTTCCTGTGTATCGTCAGGGAGTTTGCTCCCCTTTAAAAGGGATTCTTCGAGAGACTGCCTTGTAAAACATTTGCTGTCGCTTACAGTGTTCTTTCTCAGGTCAACAGGGAAGGAGAGCGCCTTCCGGAAGTCTGCCCTGAGCTTGATATCCGGGTCTCCGGCGAGCGATCTTTTCAGTGATGCCG of the Syntrophorhabdaceae bacterium genome contains:
- a CDS encoding cysteine hydrolase, with amino-acid sequence MKPAIIIVDMLEGNYDAIRKGEKEEEKIVPHVRDFLKTCRGIGIPVIFACDSFLKEDFIFRGRMKPHALRGTDGTRPLSDLEPQATDIILEKRRFSAFFKTDLDQTLRTLQIDTVAIGGVNTHFCVLATAFDAVCNDFNTIILEDLSAAYKKEIHENFIDAYRNSAIYPILRVMRSSEFLEEAKKQ
- a CDS encoding UvrD-helicase domain-containing protein; translated protein: FLVMGQPAGSGPKNHISNIVALTFTNKAAAEMRVRIIDWMKRIILDIPFKGSSKTPLEEIAKAAESGGQRAESKACSTFNACPPVQWRRVQRSTLKQNRPDELNEPGEKDAASCQLGTESIRKLIEIDFEDMLKHFYDFNVGTIDSFVNLILKASAFKLNLPPDFDISTDSTPLIDLVIQECLQSLTEDTEIRHIFDRFIESYIDMEGENVNWTARGFFRNTISDLWREESKENKEFLYRDTGRILSDAGKRIDQTAASLKRSLAGDPDIKLRADFRKALSFPVDLRKNTVSDSKCFTRQSLEESLLKGSKLPDDTQEQLWQDILHGRRLFVETLSEGKYSPYVEVYRLFKRMLLREVTFRKRVILIEQLNKLLQGIVREKGFVPEIYYALAERYSHFLIDEFQDTNQLQWQNIESLAEEALGRGGTLFLVGDKKQAIYRWRGGNADLIDEVSSRYRAYRVRELALHNNYRSGEHIVAFNNTIFGRENLRHLIDMIANEHPEQSRVKILDTYRGSGQVAIDTARGAGYVRIEKIVDRDEEGEEKDSFLKDEKDQAVRERLVRLMHAIKDRGVFEYKDVAILVRRRKEAELIVRTLLEIGIGVESEFTVNIKNNNLVKEILSLMRFFNAPDDDLSFAEFITGRIFHRKTAMSEGTIFEWLTEARTGNEGNHLYKIFQRDYNDIWEEYFEYFFKGTGYLPLYDLFTLIVKRWEVFRHFKEDVPYILHLCELIKTQEGSGQNNLSDFLELCTRASDASYDETAEVEKQFLLNTTEGANAVKVLTVHKAKGLQFPVVILPFLKLTTFGASDSRDKNKIVVSGEKDLKLFYIKKNYRQVSRTLEDIYRQREAEFLLDELNNTYVACTRAGKELYILLADSVRQKNFLIDYIFTMEDLRGYAHDTSIEIGRQAALPVRSAEQDRPDAASQELRLNDMDDRIRWMEMFRKKFVRPETISKRSIIAQAKGDLIHYILSLIHILPQDPLPCVRESIQAGTAKLNVPFNEDEIEGMIVRLFRNPRVLSFFQPGEGAVVFTEKEIIDKGGSVFKVDRLIVYPSRLDIVDFKTGETRSDEHIEQINNYGRLLQLMYPDRKVDKYLVYIDDGSVIKV
- a CDS encoding PD-(D/E)XK nuclease family protein translates to MNKVYSIPFGTDFLKRLSEFILNDCRQPSDTAIVFAGKRPSLYLKRILSEGIVTPGYSPKFFSIEEFIDYIVRKRFQGFKDLEYPDAVWLLYQSIQSLPQSVRHPFQQKNFGDFFYWGGHLLDFIDQLDSEDVENDRLRSLEENAGIGYDVPESINELLTHVSVLRDSFHDLLDEKACFTRGYKYLTASRAIGELRVDEFEKIYFAGLFGLLGTEKFILKNLWKRGQAEIVLEGTPSDWSLLQDLVDYLGADIEYITPETAQPPSISIHSGFDTHSEILKVHTILKAHTILEDNHRQKTAVILPLSDALFPLLTFVTDRIGVPCNIAVGYPLERTPVFDLIAHIIRAQTSRQGNGMYPVTEYLKVLLHPFIKNIEADKGTWQALLDISRLCTGEIEGSPLAYKPFVALDEVERVLRTVRREAEGGRREERRVRGQESIPYETVRGIHTIFFGNFEGAATLYEYAENLETALEYVLDHTPVRSYVLSGEIFRSALKVLEDIKKLYFSKAGFYDSREENRRLICDFILRHLRSVRLPFETKPIESLEIIGLLESRNISFDTTIIMDANEGILPQQKRVDPLIPSGVHEMLGIPSARQSEEIYRYYFERLVLSSKNVHILYVDAEDRPRSRYIEKIIWNAEKTQKAIDVIPIDRSVYPINLRPGTTIPAIEKTSFIMELLRSRSFSPSSIDRYVFCPVFFYYSDILSFEEKKTISDDVEATERGTMIHRILQETFEGYLNREISKPMHGEIIARLNRIIDRHLEGSANSGDYYLFRKLATFKLQSFLHKNLNNAPDPFTIVHMEQRFEHTIDAGGTDINLTGKVDRIDFDPGTGQYMIIDYKTGGSTQYRKNMPGQISLDSISDIHRYIPSFQLPVYIYLFHKHSDVPVGAVNAKLILLRNNVEEHLFQGTSREEKEGLYETYLTGVRTTLLDILDPARPFTPFDDKGCVECVFNHLCHV
- a CDS encoding TatD family hydrolase encodes the protein MFVDSHCHLEMESFSKDRDQIIEKSIDEGLKYILTVGTEERYFEKVVEIVNKNPMVYGAIGIHPHNSTDFNRHVAETIRGYLRQKKIVGYGEIGLDFFKNYSPRDTQIKAFREQLALAADEGLPIIVHSRNARAETLQILGEMYRNGNGGVIHCYSYDLETAKRLLDMGFYISIPGTITYRSAEELVKVVEYIPDERILAETDAPFLTPHPYRGKRNVPYFVKLTVTRIAGIRHQETEELAATMCNNFVRLFLDNKEVPAE